Proteins from one Mycobacterium sp. EPa45 genomic window:
- a CDS encoding MbtH family protein, with amino-acid sequence MSTNPFDAEDGRFYVLVNDEEQHSLWPAFAEIPAGWQVAFGEAGRAECVEFVERSWSDMRPRSLRSATRQ; translated from the coding sequence TTGAGTACCAACCCATTTGATGCCGAGGACGGCCGCTTCTACGTCCTGGTCAACGACGAGGAACAGCACAGCCTGTGGCCGGCGTTCGCCGAGATCCCGGCCGGCTGGCAGGTCGCGTTCGGCGAGGCCGGCCGTGCGGAGTGTGTGGAGTTCGTCGAGCGAAGCTGGTCGGACATGCGGCCCAGGAGTCTGCGGTCAGCGACTCGACAGTGA
- the eccA gene encoding type VII secretion AAA-ATPase EccA — protein sequence MNNGVVTSGRGARLDADLVSRFAASCKALGLPVYDRRRPADMPAARRAFTELTRVAYDQCDAWTGLAAAGSASKDVLAAVVRTADTSGVLQRRIELPSGALGFDYDTGLYLRFRATTTDEFRLAYAATLAIDGAFRAAEEIVSEIRVRRPEWREARWVDVALRTRAHRWSDVVKLLTPVVNDAGLDPFLAHAAKVALGVALARLGMFAPALSYLEEPDGPVAVAVVDGALVKALSLRAYGDEDTAAEVLQDLYAANPDNDQVEHALSDPTFGIVTTTTARIDARTDPWDVGTEPTADDFVDPEARERKAALLEEAERELDEFIGLDEVKNQVARLKSSVAMALRREERGLTVAQRTHHLVFAGPPGTGKTTIARVVAKIYCGLGLLKRENVREVHRADLIGQHIGETEAKTNALIDSALDGVLFLDEAYALVATGAKNDFGLVAIDTLLARMENDRDRLVVIIAGYRADLDRFLDTNEGLRSRFTRSIVFPSYSPSELVDIAVAMAANRDSIFEPAALHDLEELFGQLANSSTPDSTGVPRRSLDIAGNGRFVRNVVERSEEEREFRLDHTDLAGADFTDEQLMTITGADVRASVVPLLRGLGLTVPA from the coding sequence ATGAACAACGGTGTAGTGACTTCGGGGCGTGGGGCGCGCCTGGACGCAGACCTGGTGAGCCGATTCGCCGCCTCCTGCAAAGCCCTCGGCCTGCCGGTGTACGACCGGCGCAGGCCCGCCGACATGCCGGCCGCACGCCGGGCGTTCACCGAGCTGACGCGCGTGGCCTACGACCAGTGTGATGCCTGGACGGGGCTGGCCGCCGCCGGTTCGGCGTCCAAGGACGTGCTGGCTGCGGTGGTCCGTACCGCCGACACCAGTGGTGTGCTGCAGAGGCGCATCGAATTGCCCTCGGGTGCATTGGGTTTCGACTACGACACCGGGCTGTATCTGCGGTTCCGCGCGACCACCACGGACGAGTTCCGGCTCGCCTACGCCGCCACGCTGGCGATCGACGGCGCGTTCCGGGCCGCCGAGGAGATCGTCAGCGAAATCCGTGTGCGACGGCCGGAATGGCGCGAGGCGCGCTGGGTTGACGTCGCCCTGCGGACCCGCGCGCACCGCTGGTCGGACGTCGTCAAGCTGCTGACCCCGGTGGTCAACGACGCGGGCCTCGACCCGTTCCTCGCCCATGCCGCCAAGGTTGCCCTCGGTGTGGCACTGGCCCGGCTCGGCATGTTCGCGCCCGCGCTGTCGTACCTGGAGGAACCCGACGGCCCGGTCGCGGTGGCCGTGGTCGACGGTGCACTCGTCAAGGCGCTGTCGCTGCGTGCATACGGCGACGAGGACACCGCCGCCGAGGTCCTGCAGGACCTGTATGCCGCCAACCCGGACAACGACCAGGTCGAGCATGCGCTCTCGGATCCGACTTTCGGCATCGTCACCACCACCACCGCCCGCATCGATGCCCGCACCGACCCGTGGGACGTCGGAACCGAGCCCACCGCAGACGACTTCGTCGACCCCGAGGCCCGGGAACGAAAAGCGGCGCTGCTCGAGGAAGCCGAACGCGAGCTCGACGAATTCATCGGCCTCGACGAGGTGAAAAACCAGGTGGCGCGCCTGAAGAGCTCGGTGGCGATGGCATTGCGGCGTGAGGAGCGCGGTCTGACCGTCGCCCAACGCACCCATCACCTGGTGTTCGCCGGTCCGCCCGGCACCGGTAAAACGACGATCGCGCGCGTGGTGGCCAAGATCTATTGCGGCCTCGGACTGCTGAAGCGGGAGAACGTCCGCGAGGTGCACCGTGCCGACCTGATCGGTCAGCACATCGGGGAGACCGAGGCGAAGACCAACGCGCTGATCGACAGCGCGCTTGACGGTGTGCTGTTCCTCGACGAGGCGTACGCATTGGTCGCGACGGGAGCCAAGAACGACTTCGGCCTGGTGGCCATCGACACCCTGTTGGCTCGGATGGAGAACGACCGTGACCGCCTGGTGGTCATCATCGCCGGTTATCGAGCCGACCTCGATCGCTTCCTCGACACCAACGAAGGCCTCCGATCGCGGTTCACCCGCAGCATCGTCTTCCCGTCCTACTCGCCTTCCGAACTGGTCGACATCGCCGTCGCGATGGCAGCCAACCGGGACAGCATCTTCGAACCCGCGGCGCTGCACGATCTCGAGGAGCTGTTCGGCCAGTTGGCGAATTCGTCGACCCCCGACTCGACCGGGGTGCCGCGCCGTAGCCTCGACATCGCCGGTAACGGCCGATTCGTCCGCAACGTGGTCGAAAGGTCGGAAGAGGAACGGGAATTCAGGCTGGACCACACGGACCTGGCCGGTGCCGACTTCACCGACGAGCAGCTGATGACGATCACGGGGGCCGATGTGCGTGCCTCGGTCGTGCCGCTGTTGCGGGGCCTGGGCTTGACGGTGCCCGCATGA